TGCATACATGGCTACAGAATGTAGCAACAAGCCCTCCTTAAGTTTGTTCACCCAAAAAAGCAATTATGTGAAATTCCGGAATCCCACGGTTCTTGTGCAACCAGTTCACGAGCATTATAAGTCATTACCATCAGATATAACTATTGTTCGTGTTCCTCCAAACTTAGCTGAGACAATGTATTATGTTCTATTCTCAAACTCGGAGTTCTTTCCTAAAGATATTGATGTGCTACTTCACAACAAGCTCAATCTAGGAACTTTCATCGCATTCCCGAAGAGGGATTTCTCGGATTGGAACCCTGAGAACGGCGATTTGCCATCATCATTTTCCATTTGTAGCATATGGAACACCAAGGAAGTCTTTAGGTTGCAGCTGAAGGGAGTTTCAGCTCTAACACATGCAGTTTGCATGGGTACTAGGGTTGTCGACTCATTGTTCCCATGGTTAAAGATACCATCGATACCAAACGTTTTCAAGAATTTCGGGTTCTATTTCTTGTACGGGCTTCACATGGAAGGCGAGGATGGTTCGCGACTCATGAAAACTTTGTGCGAATTCGTGCACAACATGGCAAGAAACGACCGTGGTTGTAGGGTGGTGGTGGCCGAGGTAGGGCAAATGGATCCAGTGAGAGAGGCCATTCCCCATTGGAGAAAATTCTCATGGGACGAGGATATTTGGTGTGTAAAGAAACTTCAAGAAGATATTAAGAACAAAAATGGTGACGATCATTGGTTGAAATCGTCTTCTATATCACATTCCAAGATTATATTTGTTGATCCTCGTGATCTTTGATATAATAGTTATAAATTTTTCTACCCATgtaatttcttgctttcttacGTTAAATACCATCATATCTTAAATATAAGATGACAAGTCTCATCACTATCTCAAAGAACGAGGGGATTTATCAAAAATTAGAATCGTAGAATCGAATAcatcaataaaaaatatgataacgATGTAATTCAAatctattaatatatataacaatctaaatatcatattttgattTTAGGTGAAATAATTATTGCATCGTATTGAAAAATTGCGCTTCGTAATTATAATCACAAATAAATTGCACTTTGACGATTGTAGAAGTTAAAAAGTTAGAATGATCCAattttgtatctgaatgtcacATCTTGATCAAGTAAGCCACATATATTCGTGATGATCGAAATAATTAAGTTTACACTAGGATATTCTACTACCACTATAGTTTGCCCAGACAAAAAAAAATGGGAGACAAAAGTAGACATCTCcccattagtttttttttttgtttttttgtcccTCCACCATCCataaaatattgaatatttcCTATAGTGTCATTTATGTTAAATTATCAACACAtcgaaagtttaaaatttttcaagaaatt
This sequence is a window from Primulina huaijiensis isolate GDHJ02 chromosome 13, ASM1229523v2, whole genome shotgun sequence. Protein-coding genes within it:
- the LOC140956280 gene encoding probable N-acetyltransferase HLS1, with amino-acid sequence MSSLKIAAAIHPPVAVVVREYDQRRDKEAVEELERRCEVGQPGKPALVTDLMGDPVARVRNFSSHIMLVAEHGNGREIVGVIRGCIKTVTSGKLRSNESPIYVKLAYILGLRVSSSHRRLGIATKLVQELEGWCKQNGAEYAYMATECSNKPSLSLFTQKSNYVKFRNPTVLVQPVHEHYKSLPSDITIVRVPPNLAETMYYVLFSNSEFFPKDIDVLLHNKLNLGTFIAFPKRDFSDWNPENGDLPSSFSICSIWNTKEVFRLQLKGVSALTHAVCMGTRVVDSLFPWLKIPSIPNVFKNFGFYFLYGLHMEGEDGSRLMKTLCEFVHNMARNDRGCRVVVAEVGQMDPVREAIPHWRKFSWDEDIWCVKKLQEDIKNKNGDDHWLKSSSISHSKIIFVDPRDL